One region of Pleuronectes platessa chromosome 18, fPlePla1.1, whole genome shotgun sequence genomic DNA includes:
- the yrk gene encoding tyrosine-protein kinase Fgr isoform X1 yields MGCACCKQKKSDKAAAASAAAVDVTDLSLSNADGGLSAALTQGRYCPDPTQTIPDFNKGFSCGTVFLNTTPNQRPGGITSGGVTLFVALYDYDARTEDDLTFQKGEKFQIINNTEGDWWEARSLDTGNSGYIPSNYVAPVDSIQAEEWYFGKMGRKDAERQLLGHGNQRGTFLIRESETTKGAYSLSIRDWDDNKGDHVKHYKIRKLDNGGYYITTRSQFDTVPELVEHYTERAAGLCCRLIGSCKRGMPKLADLSVKTKDMWEIPRESLQLIKKLGNGQFGEVWMGMWNGTTKVAVKTLKPGTMSPEAFLEEAQIMKRLRHDKLVQLYAVVSEEPIYIITEFMSQGSLLDFLKDGEGQNLKLPQLVDMAAQIASGMAYIERMNYIHRDLRAANILVGENLVCKIADFGLARLIEDNEYTARQGAKFPIKWTAPEAALYGRFTIKSDVWSFGILLTELITKGRVPYPGMNNREVLEQVERGYRMPCAPGCPSSLHELMVQCWRREADERHTFEYLQSFLEDYFTATEPQYQPGENL; encoded by the exons ATGGGGTGTGCCTGTTGCAAGCAGAAGAAGTCCGACAAAGCAgcggcagcatcagcagcagcagtggatgtTACAGACCTATCTCTTAGCAACGCAGATGGAGGGTTGTCCGCAGCTTTGACTCAGGGACGTTACTGTCCCGACCCGACTCAGACCATCCCCGACTTCAACAAGGGCTTCTCCTGCGGCACCGTCTTCCTCAACACCACCCCAAACCAACGGCCTGGAGGCATAACAA GTGGCGGAGTCACTCTCTTCGTTGCTCTCTATGACTATGACGCTCGCACGGAAGACGACCTTACTTTCCAGAAAGGAGAGAAATTTCAGATCATCAACAATAC TGAGGGCGACTGGTGGGAGGCTCGATCTTTGGACACTGGCAACTCAGGTTACATCCCCTCCAACTACGTAGCTCCTGTCGACTCTATACAGGCAGAGGA gtggtatTTTGGTAAGATGGGGAGGAAGGATGCGGAGAGACAACTTCTCGGCCATGGCAACCAGAGGGGAACTTTCCTCATACGAGAGAGTGAGACCACCAAGG GCGCTTACTCTCTGTCCATTCGTGACTGGGACGACAACAAGGGAGACCACGTCAAGCATTACAAGATCCGCAAACTAGACAACGGAGGCTACTACATCACCACGAGATCCCAGTTTGACACTGTTCCGGAGCTGGTTGAGCACTACACAG AGAGAGCGGCAGGACTGTGCTGCCGTTTGATTGGCAGCTGTAAACGGGGCATGCCTAAGCTGGCTGACTTATCAGTGAAGACCAAGGATATGTGGGAGATTCCCCGGGAATCCCTGCAGCTGATTAAAAAACTGGGCAACGGCCAGTTTGGAGAAGTCTGGATGG GCATGTGGAACGGCACCACCAAGGTAGCGGTGAAGACTCTGAAGCCGGGAACCATGTCCCCCGAGGCCTTCCTGGAGGAGGCCCAAATCATGAAGAGACTTCGCCACGACAAACTGGTGCAGCTCTATGCCGTCGTGTCTGAGGAGCCCATCTACATCATCACTGAGTTCATGAGCCAAG GAAGTTTACTGGACTTCCTAAAAGATGGAGAGGGACAGAACCTGAAGCTGCCTCAGCTGGTGGACATGGCTGCacag attGCATCTGGAATGGCGTACATCGAGAGGATGAACTACATCCACCGTGACCTGCGAGCAGCAAACATCCTGGTCGGAGAAAATCTGGTGTGCAAGATCGCTGACTTTGGGCTGGCGAGGCTCATCGAGGACAATGAGTACACAGCCAGACAAG GGGCGAAGTTCCCCATCAAGTGGACGGCTCCGGAAGCTGCACTGTACGGACGCTTCACCATCAAGTCCGATGTCTGGAGCTTTGGCATCTTACTGACTGAGCTCATCACTAAGGGACGTGTGCCGTACCCAG GCATGAACAACCGCgaggtgctggagcaggtggAGAGGGGCTACAGGATGCCCTGTGCCCCAGGCTGCCCCAGCTCGCTCCATGAACTGATGGTGCAGTGCTGGAGGCGGGAGGCCGACGAGAGGCACACGTTCGAGTACCTGCAGTCCTTCCTGGAGGATTACTTCACCGCCACGGAGCCGCAGTACCAGCCCGGAGAGAACCTGTGA
- the yrk gene encoding tyrosine-protein kinase Fgr isoform X2: MGCACCKQKKSDKAAAASAAAVDVTDLSLSNADGGLSAALTQGRYCPDPTQTIPDFNKGFSCGTVFLNTTPNQRPGGITSGGVTLFVALYDYDARTEDDLTFQKGEKFQIINNTEGDWWEARSLDTGNSGYIPSNYVAPVDSIQAEEWYFGKMGRKDAERQLLGHGNQRGTFLIRESETTKGAYSLSIRDWDDNKGDHVKHYKIRKLDNGGYYITTRSQFDTVPELVEHYTGSNDGLCYYLTHACVNSKPLTMGLGRDAWEVLRETLILQRKLGQGCFGEVWMGMWNGTTKVAVKTLKPGTMSPEAFLEEAQIMKRLRHDKLVQLYAVVSEEPIYIITEFMSQGSLLDFLKDGEGQNLKLPQLVDMAAQIASGMAYIERMNYIHRDLRAANILVGENLVCKIADFGLARLIEDNEYTARQGAKFPIKWTAPEAALYGRFTIKSDVWSFGILLTELITKGRVPYPGMNNREVLEQVERGYRMPCAPGCPSSLHELMVQCWRREADERHTFEYLQSFLEDYFTATEPQYQPGENL; this comes from the exons ATGGGGTGTGCCTGTTGCAAGCAGAAGAAGTCCGACAAAGCAgcggcagcatcagcagcagcagtggatgtTACAGACCTATCTCTTAGCAACGCAGATGGAGGGTTGTCCGCAGCTTTGACTCAGGGACGTTACTGTCCCGACCCGACTCAGACCATCCCCGACTTCAACAAGGGCTTCTCCTGCGGCACCGTCTTCCTCAACACCACCCCAAACCAACGGCCTGGAGGCATAACAA GTGGCGGAGTCACTCTCTTCGTTGCTCTCTATGACTATGACGCTCGCACGGAAGACGACCTTACTTTCCAGAAAGGAGAGAAATTTCAGATCATCAACAATAC TGAGGGCGACTGGTGGGAGGCTCGATCTTTGGACACTGGCAACTCAGGTTACATCCCCTCCAACTACGTAGCTCCTGTCGACTCTATACAGGCAGAGGA gtggtatTTTGGTAAGATGGGGAGGAAGGATGCGGAGAGACAACTTCTCGGCCATGGCAACCAGAGGGGAACTTTCCTCATACGAGAGAGTGAGACCACCAAGG GCGCTTACTCTCTGTCCATTCGTGACTGGGACGACAACAAGGGAGACCACGTCAAGCATTACAAGATCCGCAAACTAGACAACGGAGGCTACTACATCACCACGAGATCCCAGTTTGACACTGTTCCGGAGCTGGTTGAGCACTACACAG GCAGTAATGACGGGCTGTGTTATTACCTCACCCATGCCTGCGTTAATTCCAAGCCGCTCACCATGGGCCTCGGGCGGGACGCCTGGGAGGTGCTCAGGGAGACACTGATACTGCAGAGGAAGCTGGGACAGGGCTGCTTCGGGGAAGTGTGGATGG GCATGTGGAACGGCACCACCAAGGTAGCGGTGAAGACTCTGAAGCCGGGAACCATGTCCCCCGAGGCCTTCCTGGAGGAGGCCCAAATCATGAAGAGACTTCGCCACGACAAACTGGTGCAGCTCTATGCCGTCGTGTCTGAGGAGCCCATCTACATCATCACTGAGTTCATGAGCCAAG GAAGTTTACTGGACTTCCTAAAAGATGGAGAGGGACAGAACCTGAAGCTGCCTCAGCTGGTGGACATGGCTGCacag attGCATCTGGAATGGCGTACATCGAGAGGATGAACTACATCCACCGTGACCTGCGAGCAGCAAACATCCTGGTCGGAGAAAATCTGGTGTGCAAGATCGCTGACTTTGGGCTGGCGAGGCTCATCGAGGACAATGAGTACACAGCCAGACAAG GGGCGAAGTTCCCCATCAAGTGGACGGCTCCGGAAGCTGCACTGTACGGACGCTTCACCATCAAGTCCGATGTCTGGAGCTTTGGCATCTTACTGACTGAGCTCATCACTAAGGGACGTGTGCCGTACCCAG GCATGAACAACCGCgaggtgctggagcaggtggAGAGGGGCTACAGGATGCCCTGTGCCCCAGGCTGCCCCAGCTCGCTCCATGAACTGATGGTGCAGTGCTGGAGGCGGGAGGCCGACGAGAGGCACACGTTCGAGTACCTGCAGTCCTTCCTGGAGGATTACTTCACCGCCACGGAGCCGCAGTACCAGCCCGGAGAGAACCTGTGA
- the yrk gene encoding tyrosine-protein kinase Fgr isoform X3, whose translation MGCACCKQKKSDKAAAASAAAVDVTDLSLSNADGGLSAALTQGRYCPDPTQTIPDFNKGFSCGTVFLNTTPNQRPGGITSGGVTLFVALYDYDARTEDDLTFQKGEKFQIINNTEGDWWEARSLDTGNSGYIPSNYVAPVDSIQAEEWYFGKMGRKDAERQLLGHGNQRGTFLIRESETTKGAYSLSIRDWDDNKGDHVKHYKIRKLDNGGYYITTRSQFDTVPELVEHYTERAAGLCCRLIGSCKRGMPKLADLSVKTKDMWEIPRESLQLIKKLGNGQFGEVWMGSNDGLCYYLTHACVNSKPLTMGLGRDAWEVLRETLILQRKLGQGCFGEVWMGMWNGTTKVAVKTLKPGTMSPEAFLEEAQIMKRLRHDKLVQLYAVVSEEPIYIITEFMSQGSLLDFLKDGEGQNLKLPQLVDMAAQIASGMAYIERMNYIHRDLRAANILVGENLVCKIADFGLARLIEDNEYTARQGAKFPIKWTAPEAALYGRFTIKSDVWSFGILLTELITKGRVPYPGMNNREVLEQVERGYRMPCAPGCPSSLHELMVQCWRREADERHTFEYLQSFLEDYFTATEPQYQPGENL comes from the exons ATGGGGTGTGCCTGTTGCAAGCAGAAGAAGTCCGACAAAGCAgcggcagcatcagcagcagcagtggatgtTACAGACCTATCTCTTAGCAACGCAGATGGAGGGTTGTCCGCAGCTTTGACTCAGGGACGTTACTGTCCCGACCCGACTCAGACCATCCCCGACTTCAACAAGGGCTTCTCCTGCGGCACCGTCTTCCTCAACACCACCCCAAACCAACGGCCTGGAGGCATAACAA GTGGCGGAGTCACTCTCTTCGTTGCTCTCTATGACTATGACGCTCGCACGGAAGACGACCTTACTTTCCAGAAAGGAGAGAAATTTCAGATCATCAACAATAC TGAGGGCGACTGGTGGGAGGCTCGATCTTTGGACACTGGCAACTCAGGTTACATCCCCTCCAACTACGTAGCTCCTGTCGACTCTATACAGGCAGAGGA gtggtatTTTGGTAAGATGGGGAGGAAGGATGCGGAGAGACAACTTCTCGGCCATGGCAACCAGAGGGGAACTTTCCTCATACGAGAGAGTGAGACCACCAAGG GCGCTTACTCTCTGTCCATTCGTGACTGGGACGACAACAAGGGAGACCACGTCAAGCATTACAAGATCCGCAAACTAGACAACGGAGGCTACTACATCACCACGAGATCCCAGTTTGACACTGTTCCGGAGCTGGTTGAGCACTACACAG AGAGAGCGGCAGGACTGTGCTGCCGTTTGATTGGCAGCTGTAAACGGGGCATGCCTAAGCTGGCTGACTTATCAGTGAAGACCAAGGATATGTGGGAGATTCCCCGGGAATCCCTGCAGCTGATTAAAAAACTGGGCAACGGCCAGTTTGGAGAAGTCTGGATGG GCAGTAATGACGGGCTGTGTTATTACCTCACCCATGCCTGCGTTAATTCCAAGCCGCTCACCATGGGCCTCGGGCGGGACGCCTGGGAGGTGCTCAGGGAGACACTGATACTGCAGAGGAAGCTGGGACAGGGCTGCTTCGGGGAAGTGTGGATGG GCATGTGGAACGGCACCACCAAGGTAGCGGTGAAGACTCTGAAGCCGGGAACCATGTCCCCCGAGGCCTTCCTGGAGGAGGCCCAAATCATGAAGAGACTTCGCCACGACAAACTGGTGCAGCTCTATGCCGTCGTGTCTGAGGAGCCCATCTACATCATCACTGAGTTCATGAGCCAAG GAAGTTTACTGGACTTCCTAAAAGATGGAGAGGGACAGAACCTGAAGCTGCCTCAGCTGGTGGACATGGCTGCacag attGCATCTGGAATGGCGTACATCGAGAGGATGAACTACATCCACCGTGACCTGCGAGCAGCAAACATCCTGGTCGGAGAAAATCTGGTGTGCAAGATCGCTGACTTTGGGCTGGCGAGGCTCATCGAGGACAATGAGTACACAGCCAGACAAG GGGCGAAGTTCCCCATCAAGTGGACGGCTCCGGAAGCTGCACTGTACGGACGCTTCACCATCAAGTCCGATGTCTGGAGCTTTGGCATCTTACTGACTGAGCTCATCACTAAGGGACGTGTGCCGTACCCAG GCATGAACAACCGCgaggtgctggagcaggtggAGAGGGGCTACAGGATGCCCTGTGCCCCAGGCTGCCCCAGCTCGCTCCATGAACTGATGGTGCAGTGCTGGAGGCGGGAGGCCGACGAGAGGCACACGTTCGAGTACCTGCAGTCCTTCCTGGAGGATTACTTCACCGCCACGGAGCCGCAGTACCAGCCCGGAGAGAACCTGTGA
- the sesn2 gene encoding sestrin-2 isoform X2, whose product MKRVAPVTAAPVREKGVDVPRALVSGPSAFIPAEQTLKGELDQDILIESFLSLGRADHATMVMALHPAYLSCFLRAQHALLELDGPLPCHWRHYIAVMAAARHHCSYLVQQHSAGFLEAGGEESWLSGLQHAPTKLRSLQTLNRLLAHRPWLITQQHIQELVCPGAEPRWSLAELIHAVILMAHAHSLSSFVWGCGLNPEPDHIGGYTFQPASPGHLPHSPHSPAPEDGRQELVEGAMEVEVLMKRMVELQQQEEECTQEEMVTRFERERSERIPTAVVRGAPPDLLLHLVEDPEFRYEDFAPRGEQSPPTMRAQDYSWEDHGFSLVNRLLPDMGQLLDEKFQVVSNLTYHRMAMHEGVDTHTLRKALWNYIHCLYGIRYDDYDYGSVNVLLERSLKLFVKTMACHPEQTTARIYHSFWRHFRHSEKVHANLIVMEARLQAALLYTLRAITHYMR is encoded by the exons ATGAAACGAGTCGCTCCGGTTACAGCTGCTCCGGTCAGA gagaaAGGAGTTGATGTACCTCGGGCTCTGGTCTCCGGTCCAAGTGCCTTTATCCCTGCAGAACAG ACGCTGAAAGGAGAACTGGACCAGGACATTCTGATCGAGTCCTTTCTTTCCCTGGGTCGCGCGGACCACGCCACCATGGTGATGGCGCTGCACCCTGCGTACCTCAGCTGCTTCCTGAGGGCCCAGCATGCTTTGCTGGAGCTGGACGGCCCCTTGCCCTGTCACTGGAGACATTACATTGCTGTCATG GCCGCAGCTCGACACCACTGCTCGTACCTGGTGCAGCAGCACAGCGCAGGCTTcctggaggctggaggagaggagagctggcTGAGCGGCCTGCAGCACGCTCCCACTAAACTGCGCAGCCTGCAAACGCTCAACAGACTGCTGGCCCACCGACCCTGGCTCATTACACAGCAGCACATCCAG GAGCTGGTGTGtccgggggcggagcctcgctGGTCACTGGCTGAACTCATCCACGCCGTGATCCTCATGGCACACGCCCATTCTCTCTCCTCGTTTGTGTGGGGCTGCGGCCTGAACCCGGAACCCGACCACATCGGAGGTTACACCTTCCAGCCTGCCTCCCCTGGTCACCTTCCCCACAGCCCCCACAGCCCTGCTCCTGAGGACGGCAGGCAAGAG TTGGTTGAGGGAGcgatggaggtggaggtgctgatgaagaggatggtggagctgcagcagcaggaggaggagtgcaCACAGGAGGAGATGGTGACTCGCtttgagagggagaggagcgagAGAATTCCAACAG CGGTGGTGCGTGGAGCTCCACCCGACCTGCTGCTGCATCTGGTGGAGGATCCAGAATTCAGATACGAGGATTTTGCCCCAAGAGGAGAACAGTCTCCGCCCACCATGAGAGCCCAG GACTATTCGTGGGAGGACCACGGCTTCTCTCTGGTCAACAGACTACTGCCAGACATGGGCCAGCTGCTGGATGAGAAATTCCAG gtggtgAGCAACTTGACCTATCACAGGATGGCCATGCATGAAGGAGTGGACACGCACACTCTGAGGAAAGCTCTGTGGAACTACATCCACTGCCTCTACGGGATACG ATATGATGATTACGACTACGGCAGCGTGAACGTGTTGCTGGAGCGCTCTCTGAAGTTGTTTGTCAAAACCATGGCCTGTCACCCGGAGCAGACCACGGCTCGTATTTACCATTCCTTCTGGAGGCACTTCAGACACTCTGAGAAG gttcATGCAAACCTAATTGTGATGGAGGCCCGGCTGCAGGCTGCCCTTCTGTACACCCTACGAGCCATCACACATTACATGAGATGA
- the sesn2 gene encoding sestrin-2 isoform X3, whose product MASEKGVDVPRALVSGPSAFIPAEQTLKGELDQDILIESFLSLGRADHATMVMALHPAYLSCFLRAQHALLELDGPLPCHWRHYIAVMAAARHHCSYLVQQHSAGFLEAGGEESWLSGLQHAPTKLRSLQTLNRLLAHRPWLITQQHIQELVCPGAEPRWSLAELIHAVILMAHAHSLSSFVWGCGLNPEPDHIGGYTFQPASPGHLPHSPHSPAPEDGRQELVEGAMEVEVLMKRMVELQQQEEECTQEEMVTRFERERSERIPTAVVRGAPPDLLLHLVEDPEFRYEDFAPRGEQSPPTMRAQDYSWEDHGFSLVNRLLPDMGQLLDEKFQVVSNLTYHRMAMHEGVDTHTLRKALWNYIHCLYGIRYDDYDYGSVNVLLERSLKLFVKTMACHPEQTTARIYHSFWRHFRHSEKVHANLIVMEARLQAALLYTLRAITHYMR is encoded by the exons atggCGTCT gagaaAGGAGTTGATGTACCTCGGGCTCTGGTCTCCGGTCCAAGTGCCTTTATCCCTGCAGAACAG ACGCTGAAAGGAGAACTGGACCAGGACATTCTGATCGAGTCCTTTCTTTCCCTGGGTCGCGCGGACCACGCCACCATGGTGATGGCGCTGCACCCTGCGTACCTCAGCTGCTTCCTGAGGGCCCAGCATGCTTTGCTGGAGCTGGACGGCCCCTTGCCCTGTCACTGGAGACATTACATTGCTGTCATG GCCGCAGCTCGACACCACTGCTCGTACCTGGTGCAGCAGCACAGCGCAGGCTTcctggaggctggaggagaggagagctggcTGAGCGGCCTGCAGCACGCTCCCACTAAACTGCGCAGCCTGCAAACGCTCAACAGACTGCTGGCCCACCGACCCTGGCTCATTACACAGCAGCACATCCAG GAGCTGGTGTGtccgggggcggagcctcgctGGTCACTGGCTGAACTCATCCACGCCGTGATCCTCATGGCACACGCCCATTCTCTCTCCTCGTTTGTGTGGGGCTGCGGCCTGAACCCGGAACCCGACCACATCGGAGGTTACACCTTCCAGCCTGCCTCCCCTGGTCACCTTCCCCACAGCCCCCACAGCCCTGCTCCTGAGGACGGCAGGCAAGAG TTGGTTGAGGGAGcgatggaggtggaggtgctgatgaagaggatggtggagctgcagcagcaggaggaggagtgcaCACAGGAGGAGATGGTGACTCGCtttgagagggagaggagcgagAGAATTCCAACAG CGGTGGTGCGTGGAGCTCCACCCGACCTGCTGCTGCATCTGGTGGAGGATCCAGAATTCAGATACGAGGATTTTGCCCCAAGAGGAGAACAGTCTCCGCCCACCATGAGAGCCCAG GACTATTCGTGGGAGGACCACGGCTTCTCTCTGGTCAACAGACTACTGCCAGACATGGGCCAGCTGCTGGATGAGAAATTCCAG gtggtgAGCAACTTGACCTATCACAGGATGGCCATGCATGAAGGAGTGGACACGCACACTCTGAGGAAAGCTCTGTGGAACTACATCCACTGCCTCTACGGGATACG ATATGATGATTACGACTACGGCAGCGTGAACGTGTTGCTGGAGCGCTCTCTGAAGTTGTTTGTCAAAACCATGGCCTGTCACCCGGAGCAGACCACGGCTCGTATTTACCATTCCTTCTGGAGGCACTTCAGACACTCTGAGAAG gttcATGCAAACCTAATTGTGATGGAGGCCCGGCTGCAGGCTGCCCTTCTGTACACCCTACGAGCCATCACACATTACATGAGATGA
- the sesn2 gene encoding sestrin-2 isoform X1, whose amino-acid sequence MAGNHSAGVSCQANGEKPPGLVSGSGRSCRFQSQSESDSDVVPTVKSLARLCSRDEEERAAALEELSQGILASLVLDKPGSARLSKRTVLHLLRLSRSCPLQEVRERVAGLLRTAQEKGVDVPRALVSGPSAFIPAEQTLKGELDQDILIESFLSLGRADHATMVMALHPAYLSCFLRAQHALLELDGPLPCHWRHYIAVMAAARHHCSYLVQQHSAGFLEAGGEESWLSGLQHAPTKLRSLQTLNRLLAHRPWLITQQHIQELVCPGAEPRWSLAELIHAVILMAHAHSLSSFVWGCGLNPEPDHIGGYTFQPASPGHLPHSPHSPAPEDGRQELVEGAMEVEVLMKRMVELQQQEEECTQEEMVTRFERERSERIPTAVVRGAPPDLLLHLVEDPEFRYEDFAPRGEQSPPTMRAQDYSWEDHGFSLVNRLLPDMGQLLDEKFQVVSNLTYHRMAMHEGVDTHTLRKALWNYIHCLYGIRYDDYDYGSVNVLLERSLKLFVKTMACHPEQTTARIYHSFWRHFRHSEKVHANLIVMEARLQAALLYTLRAITHYMR is encoded by the exons ATGGCCGGTAACCACTCTGCAGGCGTCAGCTGCCAGGCTAATGGAGAGAAACCCCCGGGGCTAGTGTCCGGCTCCGGCCGCTCGTGTCGCTTCCAGTCCCAGTCCGAGTCCGACTCCGACGTTGTGCCGACCGTGAAGAGCTTAGCTCGGCTGTGCAGCCGGGACGAGGAGGAGCGGGCAGcggctctggaggagctgagccAGGGGATCCTGGCGAGTCTGGTGCTGGACAAACCCGGCTCGGCACGGCTCAGTAAACGGACTGTCCTGCATCTTCTCCGCCTGTCCCGCTCGTGTCCGCTGCAGGAGGTGCGGGAGAGGGTAGCCGGGCTCTTGAGGACCGCACAG gagaaAGGAGTTGATGTACCTCGGGCTCTGGTCTCCGGTCCAAGTGCCTTTATCCCTGCAGAACAG ACGCTGAAAGGAGAACTGGACCAGGACATTCTGATCGAGTCCTTTCTTTCCCTGGGTCGCGCGGACCACGCCACCATGGTGATGGCGCTGCACCCTGCGTACCTCAGCTGCTTCCTGAGGGCCCAGCATGCTTTGCTGGAGCTGGACGGCCCCTTGCCCTGTCACTGGAGACATTACATTGCTGTCATG GCCGCAGCTCGACACCACTGCTCGTACCTGGTGCAGCAGCACAGCGCAGGCTTcctggaggctggaggagaggagagctggcTGAGCGGCCTGCAGCACGCTCCCACTAAACTGCGCAGCCTGCAAACGCTCAACAGACTGCTGGCCCACCGACCCTGGCTCATTACACAGCAGCACATCCAG GAGCTGGTGTGtccgggggcggagcctcgctGGTCACTGGCTGAACTCATCCACGCCGTGATCCTCATGGCACACGCCCATTCTCTCTCCTCGTTTGTGTGGGGCTGCGGCCTGAACCCGGAACCCGACCACATCGGAGGTTACACCTTCCAGCCTGCCTCCCCTGGTCACCTTCCCCACAGCCCCCACAGCCCTGCTCCTGAGGACGGCAGGCAAGAG TTGGTTGAGGGAGcgatggaggtggaggtgctgatgaagaggatggtggagctgcagcagcaggaggaggagtgcaCACAGGAGGAGATGGTGACTCGCtttgagagggagaggagcgagAGAATTCCAACAG CGGTGGTGCGTGGAGCTCCACCCGACCTGCTGCTGCATCTGGTGGAGGATCCAGAATTCAGATACGAGGATTTTGCCCCAAGAGGAGAACAGTCTCCGCCCACCATGAGAGCCCAG GACTATTCGTGGGAGGACCACGGCTTCTCTCTGGTCAACAGACTACTGCCAGACATGGGCCAGCTGCTGGATGAGAAATTCCAG gtggtgAGCAACTTGACCTATCACAGGATGGCCATGCATGAAGGAGTGGACACGCACACTCTGAGGAAAGCTCTGTGGAACTACATCCACTGCCTCTACGGGATACG ATATGATGATTACGACTACGGCAGCGTGAACGTGTTGCTGGAGCGCTCTCTGAAGTTGTTTGTCAAAACCATGGCCTGTCACCCGGAGCAGACCACGGCTCGTATTTACCATTCCTTCTGGAGGCACTTCAGACACTCTGAGAAG gttcATGCAAACCTAATTGTGATGGAGGCCCGGCTGCAGGCTGCCCTTCTGTACACCCTACGAGCCATCACACATTACATGAGATGA
- the matn1 gene encoding cartilage matrix protein, producing the protein MTPTPPLFMLLLLGLMGAHATVDIRTAAAMAAGLCKTRPTDIVFIVDSSRSVRPAEFEQVKVFLAKVIEGLDVGPNATRVGVVNYASRVKNEVSLKTHRTKAGLIKAVTKIEPLSTGTMTGLAIQFALNVAFSEGEGARVKSPDISKVAIIVTDGRPQDNVKEIALRARDAGIEIFAIGVGRVDMSTLKQMASDPLDDHVDYVESYSVIEKLTKKFQEAFCVSDLCATGDHDCEQVCISSPGSYKCACKDGFTLMDNGRSCSACSNSATDVVFLIDGSKSVRPENFELVKKWINQIIDKLDVSDTQAHVGLVQYSSAVKQEFPLGRYNNKKDLKDAVKKMAYMERGTMTGQALRYLSENSFNTGYGARPGVAKVGIVFTDGRSQDFIGDAAKKAKENGFKMYAVGVGNAVEDELREIASEPTAEHYFYTADFKAMTQIAKKLQINICKEDDPCECDTLVKFQKKVEDALQALTKKLESMSKRIAMLENKIV; encoded by the exons ATGACGCCTACCCCGCCGCtgttcatgctgctgctgctcgggctGATGGGAGCTCACGCCACCGTAGACATCCGCACCGCCGCCGCCATGG CGGCAGGTTTGTGCAAAACCCGTCCCACAGACATCGTGTTCATCGTCGACAGCAGCCGCAGCGTTCGCCCTGCAGAGTTCGAGCAGGTCAAGGTCTTCCTGGCCAAGGTCATTGAGGGCCTGGATGTCGGACCCAACGCTACCCGTGTGGGAGTGGTCAACTACGCCAGCCGTGTCAAGAACGAG GTGTCACTGAAGACTCACCGCACCAAAGCTGGACTGATCAAGGCCGTGACCAAGATCGAGCCGCTGTCCACTGGAACCATGACTGGACTGGCCATCCAGTTCGCCCTGAACGTGGCCTTCAGCGAGGGAGAGGGCGCTCGTGTCAAATCCCCAGACATCAGCAAG GTTGCCATCATTGTGACAGACGGGCGTCCCCAGGACAACGTGAAGGAGATCGCTCTCCGTGCCCGCGATGCCGGCATTGAGATTTTTGCCATCGGCGTGGGACGTGTGGACATGAGCACTCTGAAGCAGATGGCCAGTGATCCTCTGGACGACCACGTGGACTACGTGGAGAGCTACAGCGTCATCGAGAAGCTCACCAAGAAGTTCCAGGAGGCTTTCTGTG tgtcggACCTGTGTGCCACTGGGGATCATGACTGTGAGCAGGTATGCATCAGCAGCCCTGGATCATACAAGTGTGCCTGCAAAGATGGCTTTACCCTCATGGACAATGGTCGCAGCTGCAGTG CTTGCAGCAACTCTGCAACCGATGTGGTGTTCCTGATTGACGGCTCTAAGAGCGTTCGTCCTGAGAACTTTGAGCTGGTGAAGAAGTGGATCAACCAGATCATCGACAAACTGGATGTGTCTGACACTCAGGCCCACGTTGGACTGGTGCAGTACTCCAGCGCAGTCAAACAG GAGTTTCCCCTGGGTCGCTACAACAACAAGAAGGACCTGAAGGATGCTGTGAAGAAGATGGCCTACATGGAGAGGGGAACCATGACAGGTCAGGCCCTCCGCTATCTTTCCGAAAACAGCTTCAACACAGGTTACGGTGCCCGACCCGGAGTCGCCAAGGTCGGAATTGTCTTCACTGACGGACGCAGCCAGGACTTCATCGGAGACGCCGCCAAGAAGGCCAAGGAAAATG gctttaagaTGTATGCTGTGGGAGTGGGCAACGCAGTGGAGGATGAGTTGAGAGAGATTGCATCTGAGCCGACTGCAGAGCACTACTTCTACACCGCTGACTTCAAGGCCATGACCCAGATCGCCAAGAAACTGCAGATTAACATCTGCAAAG AGGACGACCCTTGCGAATGCGACACCCTCGTAAAGTTCCAAAAGAAAGTAGAAGATGCTCTACAGGcactgacaaaaaaat TAGAGAGCATGTCGAAGAGGATCGCCATGCTGGAGAACAAAATCGTCTGA